One part of the Cyclobacteriaceae bacterium genome encodes these proteins:
- the ispG gene encoding (E)-4-hydroxy-3-methylbut-2-enyl-diphosphate synthase, with protein sequence MSPEIASLKRYCNNLVQYSRRKTLEVSIGDVPLGGNNPIRVQSMTTVDTMDTLGSVEQTIRMVEAGCEYVRITAPSLKEAQNLAEIKKELRKRGYRVPLIADIHFTPNAAELAARIVEKVRVNPGNYADKKKFEVIDYTDDAYRAELDRIRQKFTPLVKICKEYGTAMRIGTNHGSLSDRIMSRYGDTPLGMVESALEFLRICEDLQYYNIVLSMKASNPQVMVQAYRLLVQKLDEEGLKPYPLHLGVTEAGDGEDGRIKSAVGIGTLLEDGLGDTVRVSLTEEPEAEAPVAKIMVDRYVDRLHHKPILPLTESPINPFQYTRRATHEVGNIGGAHNVPRVIADLSEIEIKDYKDLKCIGHFYLPEPDKWRMNDQGADYVYTGSRPIDFMLPNGLKEIRDYKTWNVSDDKVNKLPLFSADEFMSTHELHTDVNFVRFAIHELNERLLNKLNSTPSVVAVLYSVNAHAMAELRRVFFELVQQQLSFPVVVQRTYNVMPEDNLRIYAATDAGGLFIDGFGDGIMIGVTGVSEKEEQLRWADICNKTSFGILQATRNRMSKTEYISCPSCGRTLFDLQETTAMIRKRTDHLKGVKIGIMGCIVNGPGEMADADYGYVGSGVGRITLYRGKEVVKRNVPSANAVDELIELIREDGVWFNPETVEN encoded by the coding sequence GTGAGCCCCGAAATAGCTTCCCTTAAGCGATATTGCAACAACCTTGTACAGTACAGCCGAAGAAAGACCCTGGAGGTTTCTATAGGTGATGTTCCGTTGGGTGGCAATAACCCTATCCGGGTACAATCCATGACCACCGTAGATACTATGGATACCCTTGGTTCGGTAGAGCAGACTATCCGTATGGTGGAAGCTGGCTGCGAGTATGTTCGCATAACCGCACCCAGTTTAAAGGAAGCACAAAACCTGGCGGAGATAAAAAAAGAACTTCGTAAACGTGGCTACCGTGTTCCTCTCATAGCCGACATTCACTTTACCCCCAATGCTGCCGAGCTGGCCGCACGCATTGTTGAAAAGGTTCGCGTTAACCCGGGCAACTATGCCGACAAAAAGAAATTTGAAGTTATTGATTATACCGATGATGCATACCGCGCTGAACTTGACCGCATACGCCAGAAGTTTACCCCCCTTGTAAAAATTTGTAAGGAGTACGGCACGGCCATGCGTATCGGAACAAATCACGGTTCACTTTCAGACCGTATTATGAGCCGGTATGGCGATACCCCGCTGGGCATGGTTGAGTCGGCATTGGAGTTTTTACGAATATGTGAAGACCTTCAATACTATAATATTGTGCTTTCCATGAAAGCCAGCAACCCGCAAGTAATGGTGCAGGCGTATCGGTTGCTGGTGCAGAAATTGGATGAAGAAGGCCTCAAACCTTATCCCCTGCACCTGGGCGTTACAGAGGCAGGCGATGGTGAGGATGGAAGGATCAAATCGGCCGTGGGTATTGGTACGTTGCTGGAGGATGGATTAGGCGATACCGTGCGTGTTTCGTTAACCGAAGAGCCTGAAGCCGAGGCGCCCGTGGCAAAGATTATGGTCGACCGGTATGTTGATCGTCTGCATCATAAACCCATCCTGCCACTGACAGAGTCACCCATCAATCCATTTCAATACACCAGGCGTGCAACACACGAAGTTGGTAATATCGGTGGAGCGCATAATGTGCCGCGTGTGATTGCCGATCTTAGCGAAATAGAAATAAAGGATTACAAAGATTTAAAATGCATCGGGCATTTTTATTTACCCGAACCTGATAAGTGGCGCATGAATGATCAGGGCGCAGATTATGTTTACACCGGTAGTCGTCCAATTGATTTTATGCTACCGAACGGACTAAAAGAAATCCGAGATTATAAAACATGGAATGTGTCGGATGATAAAGTGAATAAACTGCCTTTGTTTTCAGCCGATGAGTTCATGAGTACACATGAGCTTCACACCGATGTTAATTTTGTTCGTTTCGCTATCCATGAATTAAATGAACGTTTGCTGAATAAACTCAATAGCACACCCTCTGTTGTTGCCGTGCTTTATAGTGTTAATGCTCACGCTATGGCTGAGCTTAGAAGGGTGTTTTTTGAATTGGTGCAGCAACAGCTTTCTTTTCCCGTTGTAGTGCAACGTACGTATAACGTAATGCCCGAAGATAACCTTCGTATTTATGCTGCTACTGATGCCGGTGGATTATTCATAGATGGTTTTGGTGATGGAATAATGATAGGAGTAACCGGTGTTTCGGAAAAGGAAGAACAATTGCGTTGGGCTGACATTTGTAACAAGACATCGTTTGGCATACTGCAGGCAACACGCAACCGCATGTCGAAAACGGAATACATTTCCTGTCCATCGTGCGGCAGAACATTATTTGATTTGCAGGAAACTACTGCTATGATCAGAAAGCGCACCGATCATTTAAAAGGTGTGAAGATTGGTATTATGGGTTGCATTGTGAACGGCCCGGGCGAAATGGCCGATGCAGACTATGGCTATGTGGGTTCGGGTGTGGGGCGCATTACCTTGTACCGTGGAAAAGAAGTGGTTAAGCGTAATGTGCCTTCGGCTAATGCGGTAGATGAATTGATTGAATTGATCAGGGAAGACGGTGTATGGTTTAACCCGGAAACAGTAGAAAATTAG
- a CDS encoding SDR family oxidoreductase, translating to MRKLVVVTGGTKGIGRAVIEKFINHGFDIVTCARKQTDLDALVNALKDKATIHTFQADVSDKSQAALFCQFVLSLKRPVDVLVNNAGYFVPGQISTEPDGNLEAMMAANLYSAYHTTRGFVEAMKAARSGHIFNICSIASIKAYANGGSYAITKFAMLGMSKCLREELKEYGIRVTAVMPGATKTASWDGVDLPDERFMKVEDVADLIYASYSLSGRSVVEEVIIRPQLGDI from the coding sequence ATGCGTAAACTAGTAGTGGTAACGGGGGGCACAAAGGGTATTGGCCGTGCAGTAATAGAGAAATTTATAAACCATGGATTTGATATTGTAACCTGCGCCCGTAAACAAACAGATCTTGATGCGTTGGTAAATGCTTTAAAAGATAAGGCTACCATCCACACGTTTCAGGCCGATGTTTCGGATAAAAGCCAGGCAGCATTGTTCTGCCAATTTGTTTTAAGCCTGAAAAGACCGGTGGACGTTTTAGTGAACAATGCCGGTTATTTTGTTCCCGGTCAAATCTCAACCGAGCCGGATGGCAACCTGGAAGCCATGATGGCCGCTAACCTGTACAGCGCCTACCACACCACCCGTGGATTTGTTGAGGCTATGAAAGCAGCTCGGTCGGGCCATATATTTAATATTTGTTCCATAGCCAGCATAAAAGCATATGCAAATGGGGGCTCCTATGCCATCACGAAGTTTGCCATGCTGGGCATGTCGAAGTGCTTGCGGGAAGAATTGAAAGAATATGGCATACGCGTAACAGCTGTAATGCCCGGGGCTACCAAAACAGCCAGTTGGGATGGGGTTGATTTGCCCGATGAACGTTTTATGAAAGTTGAAGACGTGGCCGACCTAATTTATGCTTCCTATTCCCTTTCGGGCCGTAGCGTAGTGGAGGAAGTGATAATAAGGCCCCAATTGGGCGATATTTGA
- a CDS encoding ABC transporter permease gives MKEIGKYFIFLGYLFINRESFKTHYKLILDECVLIGVNSIFLFVLVSSFIGAVSTVQTAFNLVAPYIPKYVISQVVREMTVLELAPTVMAIVYAGKVGSSMSGNLGTMRITEQIDALEVMGINSINYLVLPKIVASILMYPLLVIVSGVCALMGGYLVGVVTGILAPTEYIYGIRYLFNEFTITFALIKAVTFGFLVASISSYKGYYTVGGALEVGISSTKAVTTSVIAILLADYLLAQLLLSPA, from the coding sequence ATGAAGGAAATAGGCAAGTATTTCATTTTTTTAGGGTACCTGTTCATTAATCGCGAATCGTTTAAAACCCACTATAAATTAATTTTAGATGAATGCGTCCTCATCGGGGTTAATTCGATCTTCCTTTTTGTTTTAGTTTCCTCATTTATTGGTGCGGTTTCCACCGTTCAAACTGCCTTTAACCTGGTGGCTCCCTACATTCCCAAATACGTTATCTCACAGGTGGTGCGCGAGATGACCGTGCTTGAACTTGCCCCAACAGTAATGGCCATTGTGTATGCAGGTAAGGTTGGCTCCAGTATGTCGGGAAACCTGGGCACCATGCGCATTACCGAACAGATTGATGCCCTGGAAGTAATGGGCATTAATTCCATTAATTACCTGGTGCTGCCAAAAATTGTTGCATCTATTTTAATGTACCCCTTATTGGTAATTGTATCAGGTGTTTGTGCGCTAATGGGCGGTTACCTGGTGGGTGTTGTTACCGGAATCCTCGCCCCTACCGAATATATTTACGGAATACGCTACCTGTTTAACGAATTCACAATAACCTTCGCTTTAATCAAGGCGGTAACCTTTGGCTTTCTGGTGGCTTCCATTTCATCTTATAAAGGATATTACACCGTTGGTGGCGCGCTTGAAGTGGGGATATCCAGTACAAAAGCGGTAACTACCAGCGTAATTGCTATTCTGCTGGCCGATTACCTGCTGGCACAGCTATTACTTTCACCGGCATGA
- a CDS encoding ATP-binding cassette domain-containing protein: protein MIEIQHISKLFGDKKILKDISGRFEKGKPNLIIGASGTGKSVLLKCIVELVKPDEGYVFFDNRNFTEANRNGKIEIRREIGMLFQGGALFDSKTVEENVRFPLDMLAIMPKDEKQDRVNLVLNRVGLKNANKKMPSELSGGMRKRVGIARAIVNNPKYLFCDEPNSGLDPQTSILIDELIQVLTSDYDTTTIVVTHDMNSVMGIGDNIMFLYQGEKLWEGGKDDITHSGVKELDDFVFANKVMIAMRGKSA, encoded by the coding sequence ATGATCGAGATACAGCACATATCAAAATTGTTTGGCGACAAAAAAATCCTGAAGGATATAAGTGGCAGGTTTGAAAAAGGCAAGCCTAACCTGATTATTGGTGCTTCGGGTACCGGCAAAAGCGTTTTGCTAAAATGCATTGTTGAATTGGTTAAACCCGATGAAGGCTATGTGTTTTTTGATAACCGGAATTTTACCGAAGCTAACCGGAACGGAAAAATTGAAATACGAAGAGAAATTGGCATGCTGTTCCAGGGCGGGGCGCTTTTCGATTCAAAAACCGTTGAAGAAAATGTCCGCTTTCCGTTGGATATGTTGGCCATTATGCCCAAAGACGAAAAGCAGGACCGCGTTAACCTGGTATTGAACCGGGTAGGTCTAAAAAATGCCAATAAAAAAATGCCTTCTGAACTCAGTGGTGGTATGCGCAAGCGCGTGGGGATTGCCCGGGCAATCGTTAATAACCCAAAGTATTTATTTTGCGATGAGCCCAACTCAGGGCTTGATCCGCAGACTTCCATACTGATTGATGAACTCATCCAGGTTCTTACTTCAGACTATGACACTACCACTATTGTTGTTACCCATGATATGAATTCGGTGATGGGTATTGGCGATAACATCATGTTTCTTTACCAGGGCGAAAAATTATGGGAAGGTGGAAAAGATGACATTACCCACTCCGGTGTAAAAGAACTGGATGATTTCGTTTTCGCCAATAAAGTAATGATTGCCATGCGCGGGAAATCTGCCTGA
- a CDS encoding DsrE family protein, which translates to MKNILLLVFVLVCNVLQAQQIVFPVVRNFGGIYDIPDAVERPDPTLDYKIVIDLAGGSENPAVINDHLNNIARMINLHGIGGVPKEKIKVVVAIHNQATYSIMDNESYNQRYKVDNPNLALYKALREAGVELFVCGQSLIGRNIDKTKISPDIKIATSMLTVLTTYQLKGYAWFKF; encoded by the coding sequence ATGAAGAATATCCTACTTTTAGTATTTGTGCTGGTATGCAACGTACTTCAGGCACAACAAATAGTGTTTCCTGTCGTCAGGAATTTTGGTGGTATTTATGATATACCAGATGCTGTGGAAAGGCCTGATCCCACTTTGGATTACAAAATTGTTATTGACCTTGCCGGTGGAAGTGAAAATCCGGCTGTCATAAATGATCACTTGAATAACATTGCCCGCATGATCAATTTGCACGGCATAGGTGGTGTGCCGAAAGAAAAAATCAAAGTAGTTGTGGCAATCCACAACCAGGCTACCTATTCAATAATGGATAACGAGAGTTATAACCAGCGTTATAAAGTTGATAACCCCAACCTTGCACTGTACAAAGCTTTGCGCGAAGCCGGGGTTGAGTTGTTTGTTTGTGGGCAGTCACTTATCGGGCGAAACATCGATAAGACTAAAATATCCCCTGATATCAAAATTGCAACCTCCATGCTCACCGTGCTAACTACCTATCAGCTGAAAGGATATGCCTGGTTTAAATTCTAA
- a CDS encoding HAMP domain-containing histidine kinase — translation MQFLLKDKVTRLLFVLVLIFGSFGLYFAKLASRPANPEVIAAGFSKHLSQLYESLEPSVKDFREHPTRDLTLIKAQPNVRFIVINDQDIVQWTDNQFIPPIRFVLDDFTFKYLKVSSGDFLLLKWNLNNDKHLVAIVPLHVHYKIQNDYLEPWYNPLVFGRYEVAILDPTTEQGHLISVHNTPLFRCVIPFLPISSGKDAVLTVIFTLLSITVFFILIFRLLQNLSSRFSTVKFFLLAGSIVLVRYLMIDYRFPAQFIETDIFSPKYFASSELNPSLGDLFLNSVAVAVLCLFLFLNFFRHDKALMLERQPLVRWPVSIFAATAVLFGALFPFIVIQTIYNNSAITLNISESLSLDALRILAFISVVLSWISSFLFMHVFIRLLVNHRWVKSFLSLALGVVAFIVINELTGQRYSVPLITGTIYVMVVVFFRLYSSFQRFSYVTFSYFFSAIVFFSISGVLATHQFSMGERVANQLKFANSFLIDKDDFGEFLLAEAMEKIAADFFIQSRLSGPFVNREAVRQKVRQVFIPGYFNKYTIDIHLYGTSGESLDDTDAVNFTSWIASFDEKASQTAYEGIYYFNRPDNESARKYLVVVHVKRGTISAGYIVLELLLKRVIPDNVYPGLLVDNRFRQAFGTQAYSNAIWVNEEIQYWSGEFNYAELDRGFLKNERLYKMGVRHAGYIHTASRDASGRVVMVSSPAPSFIFTLADFSFLLIVGLSALLLFLLGIGLVDLLRVERLLLSTRIQLILNLAFFIPLIAVSVITLGLTARSNLEQLNADYLARSRNFTSQLSNVLTEWGEVEGAAGDWNFARLCKLANLDANLFTPSGRLQFTSQPLIFENQLLSPFINPAALDRIQRGDRFFIADERVGKLNYFIAYSALLSPNDGSLLGILGIPFFQSQSLLENMQITVLANILTIFTAIFIVLAIVSFWVAQWLTFPLRMITQKLGRISLTQSNQPLEWQSDDEIGLMVREYNQMLSTLSESKNQLERVQREKAWREIAQQVAHEIKNPLTPMKLMLQQTERLPDTDPKTLEKIRRAIASILDQVDTLDGIASSFSTFAKMPEPVMRPVELVGLLKRVVHLHEQTAVVELFTELDVATVQVDEQLISRIFSNIILNGIQAAREGQKPQVSVSVKQKDNVLCISFTDNGTGIRADLKDKIFLPHFSTKQSGSGLGLAIARQGIEQMGGRIYFESTPGEGSIFFVELPRALE, via the coding sequence ATGCAGTTCCTTCTGAAGGATAAAGTTACAAGGTTGCTTTTTGTGCTGGTGTTGATCTTCGGCAGCTTTGGACTATACTTTGCCAAGCTTGCCAGCCGGCCGGCAAATCCTGAAGTTATTGCAGCGGGGTTCTCCAAACACCTAAGTCAACTATACGAAAGTCTGGAACCTTCTGTGAAAGACTTTCGTGAGCACCCCACAAGAGACCTCACATTGATCAAAGCCCAACCAAATGTTCGTTTTATAGTGATTAACGATCAAGATATTGTTCAGTGGACTGATAATCAGTTTATACCACCAATTAGATTTGTCTTGGATGATTTTACCTTTAAATATTTAAAAGTTTCATCGGGTGATTTTTTGCTTCTAAAGTGGAATCTAAACAATGACAAACACCTGGTTGCAATCGTTCCCTTGCATGTGCATTATAAAATCCAAAACGATTATTTGGAACCTTGGTACAACCCTTTGGTATTCGGAAGGTACGAGGTAGCTATTTTAGACCCAACAACGGAGCAGGGTCATTTAATCAGTGTGCATAACACGCCTCTATTTCGGTGTGTGATTCCGTTTCTGCCAATTTCTTCCGGTAAGGATGCCGTGCTTACAGTTATCTTCACCCTATTGTCGATTACTGTTTTTTTTATTTTGATTTTTCGACTACTACAGAATCTATCATCACGCTTTTCAACCGTTAAGTTTTTCTTGCTGGCCGGAAGTATAGTTTTGGTCCGTTACCTGATGATTGATTACCGGTTTCCGGCACAGTTTATTGAAACTGACATTTTTAGCCCCAAGTATTTTGCTTCATCTGAATTGAACCCATCACTGGGTGATCTGTTTTTGAATTCAGTGGCTGTGGCAGTGCTTTGCTTGTTTCTTTTCCTCAACTTCTTTCGCCATGACAAAGCCTTGATGCTTGAAAGACAACCGTTGGTTCGTTGGCCTGTTTCCATCTTTGCCGCCACAGCTGTTCTTTTTGGGGCACTGTTTCCATTTATTGTAATCCAAACCATTTATAACAATTCGGCCATTACGCTAAATATTTCAGAATCACTTAGCCTTGATGCGCTTCGCATATTGGCGTTTATTTCGGTAGTACTTTCATGGATCAGTTCATTTTTGTTTATGCATGTTTTTATCCGGTTGTTGGTAAACCATCGCTGGGTAAAATCCTTTTTGTCATTAGCCCTGGGAGTGGTAGCATTTATTGTTATCAATGAACTCACCGGACAGCGATACAGCGTTCCATTGATAACGGGTACCATCTATGTAATGGTAGTTGTATTTTTCCGACTCTATAGTTCTTTTCAGCGATTCAGCTATGTTACCTTTTCTTATTTCTTTTCGGCTATTGTATTTTTCTCCATCAGTGGTGTTTTGGCCACCCATCAGTTTAGTATGGGTGAACGGGTTGCCAACCAGTTAAAATTTGCTAACTCGTTTTTGATTGATAAGGATGATTTTGGCGAATTTTTGCTAGCTGAGGCAATGGAGAAAATAGCAGCAGATTTTTTCATTCAGTCCCGTTTGTCTGGGCCTTTTGTAAACCGTGAGGCTGTGCGGCAGAAGGTACGGCAGGTTTTTATACCAGGTTATTTCAACAAATACACCATTGACATTCATTTATATGGCACCAGTGGTGAGTCGTTAGATGATACCGATGCGGTTAACTTCACTTCATGGATTGCTTCATTTGATGAAAAGGCATCCCAAACTGCCTATGAAGGTATTTACTATTTTAATCGCCCTGACAATGAATCGGCCCGGAAGTATCTGGTAGTAGTTCATGTTAAGCGTGGCACAATCAGTGCGGGTTACATTGTGCTGGAGCTGCTTTTGAAGCGCGTTATTCCGGATAATGTTTATCCAGGATTGTTGGTTGACAACCGGTTTCGACAGGCATTCGGTACACAGGCCTACAGCAACGCTATATGGGTTAATGAAGAAATCCAATATTGGTCGGGTGAATTTAACTATGCTGAGTTGGATAGGGGTTTTCTGAAGAACGAGCGCCTCTATAAAATGGGAGTCCGGCATGCCGGCTATATTCACACTGCATCGCGCGATGCCAGCGGAAGAGTAGTGATGGTTTCTTCGCCTGCTCCATCTTTCATTTTCACGCTGGCCGATTTTTCTTTTCTTCTTATTGTAGGCCTATCTGCCTTATTGCTTTTTTTATTGGGCATTGGCCTGGTGGATTTGCTACGGGTAGAACGGTTGTTGTTGTCCACCCGCATACAGCTTATTTTGAATCTTGCTTTTTTTATTCCCCTTATAGCCGTAAGTGTTATTACCTTGGGTTTGACGGCACGGTCAAACCTTGAGCAACTGAATGCCGACTACCTTGCGCGTTCACGTAACTTTACTTCACAGTTAAGCAATGTATTGACCGAGTGGGGTGAAGTAGAGGGGGCAGCCGGTGATTGGAATTTTGCCCGGTTGTGTAAACTCGCTAACCTTGATGCCAACCTGTTTACACCTTCCGGCAGGCTTCAGTTCACCAGCCAGCCATTGATTTTTGAAAATCAGCTACTCTCGCCCTTTATTAACCCAGCGGCACTTGACCGTATTCAGCGAGGTGATCGCTTTTTTATTGCCGATGAGCGGGTGGGTAAACTTAACTATTTCATCGCCTACTCGGCATTGCTTTCACCAAACGATGGCTCGTTATTGGGTATACTGGGTATACCATTTTTTCAGTCGCAAAGTTTGTTGGAGAATATGCAGATTACTGTATTGGCCAACATCCTTACTATTTTTACGGCCATATTTATTGTGTTGGCTATTGTTTCTTTTTGGGTAGCGCAATGGCTCACCTTTCCGTTGCGCATGATTACCCAAAAGCTTGGGCGAATTTCGTTAACACAATCGAACCAGCCGCTGGAATGGCAGTCGGATGATGAAATTGGTTTAATGGTTCGTGAATACAATCAAATGCTTTCCACCTTAAGTGAAAGTAAAAACCAATTGGAACGTGTTCAACGCGAAAAAGCGTGGCGTGAAATTGCCCAACAAGTGGCCCACGAAATAAAAAACCCGCTTACGCCCATGAAGCTTATGCTTCAGCAAACTGAACGGCTTCCCGATACGGACCCAAAAACACTTGAAAAAATCAGGAGGGCAATCGCTTCTATATTGGATCAGGTTGATACCCTGGATGGTATTGCTTCATCGTTCAGTACCTTCGCAAAAATGCCTGAACCTGTAATGCGCCCTGTTGAATTGGTAGGATTATTAAAACGTGTTGTACACCTGCATGAGCAAACAGCCGTGGTTGAGCTTTTTACGGAATTAGATGTGGCAACGGTTCAGGTTGATGAACAACTGATCAGTCGCATATTTTCAAATATTATTTTAAACGGTATACAGGCTGCCCGTGAAGGGCAGAAACCTCAGGTTAGCGTGTCGGTAAAACAAAAGGATAATGTACTTTGCATTTCCTTTACCGATAATGGAACAGGCATACGGGCAGACTTGAAGGACAAGATATTTCTACCCCATTTCAGTACCAAGCAATCCGGTTCGGGCCTGGGCCTGGCCATTGCCCGGCAGGGTATTGAACAAATGGGTGGAAGGATTTACTTTGAATCAACCCCTGGTGAGGGGAGTATTTTTTTTGTGGAACTTCCCCGGGCGCTGGAATAA
- a CDS encoding DUF983 domain-containing protein produces the protein MHHQCPHCGVRLEPEPGFYQGAMYVGYGISVAFIVAIGLVLYVAGNPSEWVYIGVVMMFMLLVAPLNFRYSRIIYLYLFGGIKFDPRYAQ, from the coding sequence ATGCATCATCAATGCCCGCATTGTGGTGTTCGGTTAGAACCTGAACCGGGGTTTTATCAAGGCGCCATGTACGTAGGGTATGGAATTTCAGTGGCTTTCATTGTTGCCATAGGCTTGGTGCTTTACGTTGCAGGAAACCCATCCGAATGGGTTTATATTGGTGTTGTAATGATGTTTATGCTGTTGGTGGCTCCCCTCAATTTCCGGTACTCCCGCATTATTTATTTGTACTTATTTGGCGGAATCAAATTCGATCCGCGCTATGCACAATAG
- a CDS encoding DUF420 domain-containing protein has product MNVEQQEPYRKLIIAVSIIIPIVVAILFRVKIDGHDFSFLPPIYASINGATAFLLIASVVAIKNKKQKLHEGLMKTCLVLSAAFLVMYVIYHMTSDSTPYGGEGVIRYIYYFILITHIILSVLVIPFVLFTLGRALSANFSKHKALAKYTFPLWLYVAISGVIVYLMISPYYS; this is encoded by the coding sequence ATTAACGTGGAACAACAGGAACCTTATAGAAAGCTCATTATTGCTGTATCCATTATTATTCCCATTGTAGTGGCCATCCTTTTCCGGGTTAAGATTGATGGCCACGACTTTTCATTTTTGCCACCCATATATGCTTCTATCAACGGGGCTACTGCATTTTTACTTATAGCTTCGGTGGTAGCCATTAAAAATAAAAAACAAAAGTTACACGAGGGCCTGATGAAAACCTGCCTGGTGTTATCAGCAGCATTTTTGGTAATGTATGTGATTTACCACATGACCAGCGACTCAACACCTTACGGAGGGGAAGGAGTTATTCGATATATCTACTATTTCATACTGATTACACATATTATTTTATCGGTTTTGGTTATTCCATTTGTTTTATTTACGCTGGGTCGTGCGCTTTCAGCTAATTTTTCCAAGCATAAAGCCCTGGCAAAGTACACGTTTCCGCTTTGGCTGTACGTGGCCATATCCGGTGTTATCGTATATTTGATGATCAGTCCGTATTATTCATGA
- a CDS encoding cytochrome C oxidase subunit IV family protein, whose product MAHVEEAPQVTVLPPDTAKIKKLWTVAGILGLVTLLEFAVAFGVPHEMKDLRVWTFILMTIVKAAYIVGEFMHLRYETKVLLWSILIPMVFVVWMLVAFVYEGIHIELARP is encoded by the coding sequence ATGGCACATGTTGAAGAGGCACCACAAGTAACCGTACTCCCACCCGATACCGCTAAGATTAAGAAATTATGGACCGTGGCCGGCATTCTCGGTTTAGTTACATTACTTGAATTTGCGGTGGCCTTTGGTGTGCCCCACGAAATGAAAGACCTTCGTGTCTGGACATTTATTTTAATGACTATTGTAAAAGCGGCCTATATAGTTGGTGAATTTATGCACCTACGATATGAAACCAAGGTTCTGCTTTGGTCAATATTGATCCCAATGGTATTTGTGGTGTGGATGCTGGTGGCTTTCGTTTATGAAGGTATCCATATTGAGTTAGCCAGACCCTGA
- a CDS encoding cytochrome c oxidase subunit 3, whose protein sequence is MASTSTVTVPAPGKSAWDGGVSPMNASYGKLMMWFFLLSDAFTFSALLITYGLVRSSHKAYTGAVSDFTFSQAYWPIPEKVFEAVPFFHGLNAPLVFVGLMTFILIMSSVTMVLAVEAGHRMDRRAVEKWMLWTIVGGFTFLACQAWEWSHFIHGTDGGSILADGTKIFGANLSINQYGPPDFAAFFFFITGFHGFHVFSGVMLNFLIYYNTVTGVYERRGHYEMVEKVGLYWHFVDLVWVFVFTFFYLV, encoded by the coding sequence ATGGCAAGCACCTCAACCGTAACCGTACCTGCTCCCGGAAAATCAGCTTGGGATGGCGGGGTATCTCCTATGAACGCCAGTTATGGCAAGCTCATGATGTGGTTTTTCCTGCTCTCTGATGCGTTTACCTTTTCTGCCTTGTTAATTACCTACGGGCTGGTTCGTTCTTCACACAAAGCTTATACAGGTGCTGTAAGCGACTTTACGTTTTCACAGGCTTATTGGCCAATCCCAGAAAAGGTTTTTGAAGCTGTGCCCTTTTTCCATGGGTTAAATGCACCCCTTGTTTTCGTAGGGTTGATGACATTCATCCTGATCATGAGTTCTGTAACCATGGTATTGGCCGTGGAAGCCGGTCACCGAATGGACAGGAGGGCAGTAGAGAAGTGGATGCTTTGGACAATTGTTGGTGGGTTCACCTTTCTGGCTTGTCAGGCATGGGAGTGGAGTCACTTTATTCATGGTACTGATGGTGGAAGTATTTTAGCTGACGGAACAAAAATTTTTGGGGCCAACTTATCCATTAATCAATATGGCCCTCCTGATTTTGCGGCTTTCTTCTTCTTCATTACCGGTTTTCATGGTTTTCACGTGTTTAGTGGAGTAATGCTGAATTTTCTTATTTACTACAATACGGTAACCGGGGTTTATGAACGAAGGGGCCATTACGAAATGGTAGAGAAGGTTGGTCTATACTGGCACTTTGTAGATTTGGTTTGGGTATTTGTATTTACCTTCTTTTATCTGGTTTAA